From the Elusimicrobiota bacterium genome, one window contains:
- the asnB gene encoding asparagine synthase (glutamine-hydrolyzing) — protein MCGITGIYNFGNNKHIERNILSKMCDIIKHRGPDSEGLFLENEIGLGIRRLAIIDLKTGDQPIHNEDNTIWIVLNGEIYNYLELRTELEKKHKFYTKTDTEIIVHLYEDYGEKCVQYLRGMFAFAIWDKKNKKLFVAKDRIGKKPFYYTLVNGSFVFASEIKSIIEYINKTPEIDLEAIDLFLTYQYIPSPKTIFSNIKSLMPAHTLTCDKNGSVRIEKYWDLDFVRKSDISFKDACEKTKDLLIESTRLRMISDVPLGAFLSGGVDSSIIVGLMSSLSTQPIKTFSIGFEESEFSELKYAKIVAKHFKTDHHELIVKPNFIDILPKLIWHYGQPFADSSALPSYFVSKETRKHVTVALNGDGGDETFGGYLRYKAMKGSLYFSFPFQILGKKLTENLASLIPFKNKKYFRYLWRLISALSEPVALRNIQWHYFFSNEAKENLYTDNMQKKLYNSKYSYMENIFKNAPANDIMDRTFYTDIKAYLPECLLVKMDIASMANSLEARSPFLDYKLMEFSASLPSDWKLHGLTTKYIIKKTFEDILPKEILYRRKMGFGIPIGKWFKNDWKSYFQETVLSSKAISRGYFRKESLEQLFDEHISGKRNHGYRMWALLILEIWHNVYLDKRVT, from the coding sequence ATGTGCGGAATAACCGGTATTTATAATTTTGGTAATAATAAACATATAGAAAGAAATATTCTAAGTAAAATGTGTGATATTATAAAGCACCGGGGACCTGATTCGGAAGGTCTTTTTTTAGAAAATGAGATTGGATTAGGTATACGACGGTTAGCCATCATTGATTTAAAGACAGGAGATCAGCCGATACATAATGAAGATAATACTATTTGGATTGTTCTTAACGGCGAAATCTATAATTATTTAGAGTTGCGAACCGAACTTGAAAAAAAACATAAGTTTTATACAAAAACTGATACGGAAATTATAGTGCATCTATACGAAGATTATGGTGAAAAATGTGTGCAGTATCTTAGGGGAATGTTTGCATTTGCAATATGGGACAAAAAAAACAAAAAACTTTTCGTTGCAAAAGATAGAATTGGCAAAAAACCTTTTTATTATACTTTGGTTAACGGCTCGTTTGTTTTTGCTTCTGAAATAAAATCTATAATAGAATATATAAATAAGACACCGGAAATTGATTTAGAAGCAATTGATCTTTTTTTAACTTATCAGTATATTCCTTCTCCTAAAACAATCTTTTCTAACATAAAATCACTTATGCCGGCGCACACACTAACGTGCGATAAGAATGGAAGTGTACGTATAGAAAAATACTGGGATTTGGATTTTGTAAGAAAAAGTGATATTTCTTTCAAAGATGCATGTGAAAAAACAAAAGATTTGTTGATAGAATCAACAAGATTAAGAATGATATCAGATGTCCCTTTGGGGGCATTTTTATCAGGTGGTGTTGATTCGAGCATAATTGTCGGACTAATGAGTTCATTATCAACTCAGCCGATAAAAACATTTTCTATCGGTTTTGAGGAATCTGAATTTTCAGAATTAAAATACGCAAAAATTGTTGCTAAACATTTTAAAACGGACCATCACGAACTTATAGTTAAACCAAACTTTATTGATATTCTTCCAAAACTTATATGGCATTACGGTCAACCATTTGCTGATTCCTCTGCTTTACCGTCATATTTTGTTTCAAAAGAAACCAGGAAACATGTTACTGTTGCGTTAAATGGCGATGGCGGTGATGAAACATTCGGAGGATATTTGCGGTATAAAGCCATGAAAGGGTCACTCTATTTTTCATTTCCATTTCAAATATTAGGAAAAAAATTAACAGAAAACCTTGCTTCACTTATACCTTTTAAAAATAAAAAATATTTCAGATACCTATGGCGGCTTATTTCAGCACTTTCTGAACCGGTAGCATTGAGGAACATACAGTGGCATTACTTTTTTTCAAATGAAGCAAAAGAAAATTTATATACTGACAATATGCAAAAAAAATTGTATAATAGTAAATATAGCTACATGGAAAATATATTTAAAAATGCACCTGCAAATGATATAATGGACAGGACGTTTTATACTGATATAAAAGCATATTTACCGGAATGTCTTTTAGTTAAAATGGACATAGCATCAATGGCGAACTCGCTCGAAGCAAGAAGCCCGTTTTTAGATTATAAATTAATGGAATTTTCTGCATCTCTGCCATCTGACTGGAAATTACACGGTTTAACGACAAAATATATTATAAAAAAAACATTTGAGGATATTTTACCGAAGGAAATATTATACAGGAGGAAAATGGGTTTTGGAATTCCCATAGGGAAATGGTTTAAAAACGACTGGAAAAGTTATTTCCAAGAAACTGTTTTATCATCAAAAGCAATATCCCGTGGATATTTCAGAAAAGAGTCATTAGAACAGCTGTTTGATGAACATATTTCAGGGAAAAGAAATCATGGTTATCGCATGTGGGCACTTTTGATATTGGAAATATGGCATAATGTTTATCTGGATAAAAGAGTTACTTAA
- a CDS encoding glycosyltransferase family 2 protein has product MKKPFFSVIIPTYNRANLLNQTLESLKMQIFSDYEAFVIDDGSSDETSEVFKKYSDNQNWNFIRLEKNKGQAYCRNLAIKQANGKFLTFLDADDVWLPGRLEKFYKLSIDNNDTGFIFSNGYIFQDNTIIGKFFRENRKIPTGKLYPYMAISNYWLPYVTTNVAFLKEAIAKIGYFREDMSHLEDMELYTKVLKYYKVDYIPEPLSVYRIHSLSKNPQSLTLKYEKGLEDFLISLDTANPPPEVSETLKNYVYYNQAVIYLKNGFGEKTRECIGKIGNKKNNYKTFLLYAFSFTPKFVLAILRFFYKKYRTLKLKAFAPEEFGKTEKWFKELGREI; this is encoded by the coding sequence ATGAAAAAACCGTTTTTTTCAGTAATTATTCCGACATATAATAGAGCTAATCTGCTAAACCAGACATTAGAAAGTCTTAAAATGCAGATTTTTAGTGATTATGAGGCGTTTGTCATAGATGATGGTTCCAGCGATGAAACATCAGAAGTTTTTAAAAAATATTCAGATAATCAAAACTGGAATTTTATACGACTTGAAAAAAATAAAGGTCAGGCATATTGCAGAAATTTAGCAATTAAACAGGCAAATGGCAAATTTTTAACATTTCTTGACGCCGACGATGTGTGGTTGCCCGGTAGATTAGAAAAATTTTATAAACTTTCTATAGATAATAATGACACTGGATTTATATTTTCTAACGGATATATATTTCAAGATAACACTATTATAGGTAAATTTTTCAGAGAAAACAGAAAAATACCTACCGGAAAACTATATCCTTATATGGCAATTTCAAATTACTGGTTACCATATGTAACAACAAATGTAGCGTTTCTAAAAGAAGCGATTGCTAAAATCGGTTATTTCAGGGAAGATATGAGTCATCTTGAGGATATGGAATTGTATACTAAAGTTCTTAAATATTATAAGGTAGATTATATACCGGAACCGCTTTCCGTATATAGAATTCACTCATTATCAAAAAATCCGCAAAGTTTAACTTTAAAATATGAAAAAGGTTTGGAGGATTTTTTAATATCTTTAGATACAGCTAATCCTCCGCCTGAAGTATCCGAAACATTAAAAAATTATGTATATTATAATCAGGCTGTTATATATTTAAAAAATGGATTTGGAGAAAAAACAAGGGAATGTATAGGTAAAATTGGGAATAAAAAGAATAATTATAAAACATTTTTACTTTATGCGTTTTCATTTACACCTAAGTTCGTATTAGCTATTTTAAGGTTTTTTTATAAAAAATATAGAACATTAAAATTAAAAGCATTTGCTCCGGAAGAATTTGGAAAAACGGAAAAATGGTTTAAGGAATTAGGAAGAGAAATATAA
- a CDS encoding B12-binding domain-containing radical SAM protein, translating into MRFKKVILANLTSHETSAFKKRAVLRAGLGYIAQVLYDNNISYKVVDLSLGYNVNYLLKKIEQFNPDIIGITLLSYKYKYSYDIIKIIKKRFKDIVIVCGGPHVTTFRGTVLEECTEIDFAIAGEGEEVIVQLCAGVKYEDISGLIYRDENRIIYNEMKPFRENLDTLNFPKYINFELENYPLRKSLLSERVIPIVTSRGCPHDCIYCPVKTTIGQKFRYRNINNITEEIKYWYNIGYKRFSIVDDNFTLIRERVWQLCEEIERQNLKGLILNLPNGIRADKIDYELLEKMYSAGFRYIGFGVESGNNKILKNLKKHETIETIEKAINDACKIGYYIDLFFLVGSPGETEEDVKDSIRIASKYPVDNVFFFNLIPYPGTELFDWIKKNGHFLYSPSYYLNKINSNMDVPVFETIEFTIKSRKSMLKLARDSAKKLKVNIYIKKLSDKHIKGVFANIIANIYATNIIQRIFNDISIFGRIKTIILKI; encoded by the coding sequence ATGAGATTTAAAAAAGTAATATTAGCAAATTTAACTTCGCATGAGACTTCTGCTTTTAAAAAGAGAGCTGTATTGCGGGCTGGTTTGGGTTATATAGCACAAGTCTTGTATGATAATAATATAAGCTACAAAGTTGTAGATCTTTCTTTAGGATATAACGTAAATTACTTGTTAAAAAAAATAGAGCAATTTAATCCTGATATCATAGGTATCACTCTTTTATCTTATAAATATAAATATAGCTATGATATTATAAAAATTATTAAAAAAAGGTTTAAGGATATTGTAATTGTCTGCGGGGGTCCCCATGTTACGACATTTCGGGGAACGGTTCTTGAAGAGTGCACAGAAATAGATTTTGCTATTGCAGGTGAAGGAGAAGAAGTAATTGTCCAACTTTGTGCAGGTGTAAAATATGAAGATATTTCCGGATTAATTTATCGTGACGAAAATAGAATAATTTATAATGAAATGAAACCTTTTAGGGAGAATTTAGATACACTTAATTTCCCGAAATATATAAATTTTGAATTAGAAAATTATCCGTTAAGAAAATCTCTGTTAAGCGAAAGAGTCATCCCGATTGTAACCTCACGAGGATGTCCGCATGATTGTATTTATTGTCCGGTAAAGACAACTATAGGGCAAAAATTTCGCTACCGTAATATAAATAATATCACAGAAGAAATAAAGTACTGGTATAACATCGGCTATAAAAGATTTTCAATTGTCGATGATAATTTTACTTTAATTAGAGAAAGAGTATGGCAACTTTGTGAAGAAATAGAGAGACAGAACTTAAAAGGATTGATATTAAATTTACCAAACGGGATCCGTGCAGATAAAATTGATTATGAACTTCTTGAAAAGATGTATTCAGCAGGATTCAGATATATCGGGTTCGGTGTAGAAAGCGGGAACAATAAAATACTTAAAAATTTAAAAAAGCATGAAACTATAGAAACAATTGAAAAAGCGATAAATGATGCTTGTAAAATCGGGTATTATATTGATTTATTTTTTTTAGTTGGTTCTCCGGGCGAAACCGAAGAAGATGTTAAAGATTCTATCAGAATTGCTTCTAAATACCCTGTAGATAATGTTTTCTTTTTCAATTTAATTCCATATCCCGGAACTGAATTGTTTGACTGGATAAAGAAAAATGGTCATTTTCTTTATTCGCCGTCATATTATTTGAATAAAATTAATTCAAATATGGATGTTCCGGTGTTTGAAACTATTGAATTTACAATAAAATCACGCAAATCTATGCTCAAACTGGCAAGAGATTCTGCCAAAAAACTAAAAGTAAATATTTATATTAAAAAACTTAGCGATAAACACATAAAAGGAGTTTTTGCTAATATAATCGCAAATATTTATGCAACAAATATTATCCAACGCATTTTTAATGATATTAGCATTTTTGGCAGAATAAAGACAATAATATTAAAAATATGA
- a CDS encoding class I SAM-dependent methyltransferase, which produces MKCPICLENTGIILIETHCDSIENEEYKIYLCSNCGVSFANPLKSPCPEWYAKCDYYNEAEELVTTKLNIRFKTFFKLNIPRSGELLDIGCGYGNFIYTAKKSGYNVTGIDFSKQQILKAKEILFLENVYAIGLDEFCENNKDAKYDIITVFGFLEHQSDPNHVIELCRSILKSSKYLAIEVPNELRPIFLKREVWDYPPHHLTRWTSQSLSKLLELKGFKIIDIKDSYLPIEHIYNQVFGIVFKKFLKEVITKIKKMLFIENAAKVEKTDFQELYKKDDRIKHRVGIFNIFFGNLFLRKITVKFIKNFFYVLLLPITISLTLYYRLIKHHGCSIFVLAQLKD; this is translated from the coding sequence ATGAAATGTCCTATATGTCTTGAAAATACCGGAATAATATTGATTGAAACACATTGTGATTCAATCGAAAATGAAGAATATAAAATCTATTTATGCTCAAATTGTGGTGTATCATTTGCCAATCCGTTGAAGTCACCTTGTCCAGAATGGTATGCTAAATGTGATTATTATAATGAAGCAGAAGAATTAGTAACAACAAAATTAAACATACGATTTAAAACATTTTTTAAGTTAAATATTCCTAGGTCTGGTGAACTTCTTGATATTGGTTGCGGATATGGAAATTTTATTTATACTGCAAAAAAATCAGGTTACAATGTTACAGGAATAGATTTCAGTAAACAGCAAATATTAAAGGCAAAAGAAATATTATTTTTAGAAAATGTTTACGCTATTGGTTTAGATGAGTTTTGTGAGAATAATAAAGATGCGAAATATGACATAATTACTGTTTTTGGTTTTTTAGAACATCAATCTGACCCGAACCATGTAATAGAATTGTGTAGAAGTATACTTAAGTCAAGTAAATATTTAGCTATAGAAGTCCCTAATGAGTTAAGACCAATATTTCTAAAGAGAGAAGTATGGGATTATCCACCGCATCACTTGACTCGCTGGACCAGTCAATCGTTAAGTAAATTATTAGAATTAAAAGGTTTTAAAATTATTGATATTAAAGATTCTTACTTGCCAATAGAACATATTTATAATCAAGTTTTTGGAATAGTATTTAAAAAGTTTCTAAAAGAAGTAATTACGAAAATAAAAAAAATGTTATTTATTGAAAATGCGGCAAAAGTTGAGAAAACTGATTTTCAGGAATTGTACAAAAAAGATGATAGAATTAAGCATAGGGTAGGTATTTTTAATATCTTTTTCGGAAACTTATTTTTAAGAAAAATTACAGTTAAATTTATTAAAAACTTTTTCTATGTTTTATTGCTACCGATAACTATATCGCTCACTTTATATTATAGATTAATAAAACACCACGGTTGTAGCATTTTTGTTTTAGCACAGTTAAAAGATTAG
- a CDS encoding glycosyltransferase family 2 protein → MTTTSSLKPLVTVIIDTFNYGIFIEQCVDSVLNQDFPKDQLEILVIDDGSTDDTKVKISKYEKQIKYIYQKNKGQAGVFNTGFGCAQGNIICLLDADDYWYPNKLKAVCDIFEKYPDVGLVQHPSIHIDISNKVINKTSWKLPEFYDLDYFLNYRTFFYGTSNLSFRKQYLVKILPEPEEMGNFADQYLYWNTLLYSRIYNINNAFTAHRIHTSNWYAKRYSNLKMLEMHISVLERVNTIFENNLKIILPGKYAIAPAVREQEFEIIKEKIILFRKEMQFYRAIKAFLTIFRYPITKYVIFKEITLFLALLEPGLYLKLFALYSKINFISKLREKILPEKL, encoded by the coding sequence ATGACAACGACATCGTCCTTAAAACCACTAGTTACAGTTATTATAGATACGTTTAATTATGGAATATTTATAGAACAATGTGTTGATAGTGTTCTTAATCAGGACTTCCCGAAAGATCAGTTGGAAATATTAGTGATAGATGACGGTTCAACTGATGATACGAAAGTAAAGATATCAAAATATGAGAAGCAAATAAAATATATCTATCAGAAAAATAAAGGTCAAGCCGGAGTATTCAACACCGGATTCGGTTGTGCGCAAGGCAATATAATATGTCTTTTAGATGCAGATGATTACTGGTATCCTAATAAGTTAAAAGCAGTTTGTGATATATTTGAAAAATATCCTGACGTAGGTCTTGTACAGCACCCCTCCATACATATAGATATATCTAACAAAGTGATTAATAAAACATCCTGGAAATTACCCGAATTTTATGATTTGGATTATTTTCTAAATTATCGGACGTTTTTTTATGGAACAAGCAATCTAAGTTTTAGAAAACAATATTTAGTGAAAATTCTGCCTGAACCGGAGGAAATGGGTAATTTTGCAGATCAATATCTTTACTGGAATACACTGTTATATAGCAGAATATATAATATAAATAATGCATTTACTGCACATCGAATTCACACTTCTAACTGGTATGCTAAAAGGTATTCTAATTTAAAAATGCTGGAGATGCATATATCAGTACTTGAAAGAGTAAACACTATCTTTGAAAATAATTTAAAAATAATATTGCCTGGTAAATATGCTATTGCACCTGCTGTAAGAGAACAGGAATTTGAGATTATAAAGGAAAAGATTATTTTATTTAGAAAAGAGATGCAATTTTATAGAGCAATTAAAGCATTCTTGACAATATTTAGATATCCCATTACTAAATATGTAATATTTAAAGAAATTACATTATTTTTGGCTTTATTAGAGCCGGGTTTATATCTTAAGTTATTTGCTTTATATTCTAAAATTAACTTTATTTCAAAATTAAGAGAAAAAATTCTGCCCGAAAAGTTATGA
- a CDS encoding glycosyltransferase, which yields MKKIIINKKVLALFPFNDSEYFNTLRNHLKYYFAYINFFNYLDYFNKNGIKNTENFIEKFIFDNKIDWILCFPYGTVYDLSIDFYAKLKDKVKVVIVANDDDLAFDVFSKYYNQLADAVMTTDYFTIFGYKRFDIPAIFFPPAHSKKDYYPIDLNKDIDVCFIGDCTKSDRMEYINYLLKNGIALETFGKGSKNGFINWADFSKICSMSKINITFNKLDKLNWFTKDEPLLNRVRQNKGHFSQIALTKTFCLSEYAPSLNIICRIGKEIDIFNNKEELLDKVKYYLANDKKREEIAKLGYERAINNYEIEISLPRTLKKLEDILRRSDVVTTSIRRTEIFMSTNFKVKQINSLTFSMFAMIKHGKIKYIIETFFTLFKYGFYIFIKGFGSGLIRVIKSRYNKLFGL from the coding sequence ATGAAGAAAATAATAATAAATAAAAAGGTGTTGGCATTGTTTCCATTTAATGATAGCGAGTATTTTAATACACTTCGTAATCATTTAAAATATTATTTTGCGTACATTAATTTTTTTAATTATTTAGATTACTTTAATAAAAATGGTATTAAAAACACTGAGAATTTTATAGAAAAATTTATATTTGATAATAAAATTGATTGGATTTTATGTTTTCCTTATGGAACAGTTTATGATTTGTCAATTGATTTTTATGCTAAATTGAAAGATAAGGTTAAGGTTGTTATAGTAGCGAATGATGATGATCTGGCTTTTGATGTTTTCTCTAAATATTATAATCAATTGGCAGATGCTGTTATGACTACAGATTATTTTACAATTTTTGGATATAAAAGGTTTGATATTCCGGCAATTTTCTTTCCACCAGCTCATAGTAAAAAAGACTATTATCCTATTGATTTAAATAAAGATATTGATGTTTGTTTTATAGGAGATTGTACTAAAAGTGACAGAATGGAATATATAAATTATTTGCTTAAAAACGGTATTGCCTTAGAAACTTTTGGAAAGGGTTCTAAAAATGGTTTCATTAACTGGGCAGATTTTTCAAAAATATGTTCAATGAGTAAAATAAATATAACTTTTAATAAATTGGATAAACTAAATTGGTTTACTAAAGATGAACCTTTGCTAAATAGGGTCAGGCAAAATAAAGGTCATTTTAGTCAGATTGCCTTAACAAAGACTTTCTGTCTTTCTGAGTATGCTCCGAGTCTAAATATTATTTGCAGAATAGGAAAAGAAATAGATATTTTTAACAATAAAGAAGAATTGCTTGACAAAGTAAAATATTATCTTGCTAATGATAAAAAAAGAGAAGAAATTGCTAAATTAGGATATGAGCGGGCAATTAATAATTATGAAATCGAAATATCTTTGCCTAGAACATTAAAAAAACTTGAAGATATTTTAAGAAGAAGTGATGTGGTAACTACAAGCATAAGAAGAACTGAGATATTCATGAGTACTAATTTTAAGGTTAAGCAAATAAACAGTTTAACTTTTTCGATGTTTGCTATGATAAAACACGGTAAAATTAAATATATAATAGAAACATTTTTTACATTATTTAAATATGGTTTTTATATTTTTATTAAAGGTTTTGGGAGTGGACTAATTAGAGTAATAAAAAGTAGATATAATAAACTATTTGGATTATAG
- a CDS encoding radical SAM protein: MNTKILLITIPYGENITEDVPIGISRVIEGIEPSLNCDIDFLDLYYYNLSLVEIENKIRAFSPQIIGFSAILTHSYAALKKLSIFIKDKFPNTIQVLGGEMAVISNIILQKTNIDFCVTGESEPTFSNLISKLEQNKYDLSHREVFKDIKGLAFLLNDIPYFIGYAEESANGMRQMNYDLISKYTNIEHYMPLVNGERFRRGINKYEIESFFSLFHPDNVKKKIANVSTSKGCVNKCTFCHRFFKGYKVMQPEVVINYIEGLINKYDIGLILFAEENFGLNSVVTDKIINYLKEKKINWMAGAVKAKTINKDNIKKWKDAGCVYIGFGIESCSQRMLDIMEKRTTVTENLNAIKLCIEYNLYSGILLLIGMPGETEETIEETINNLSTVIPDDINIPYEMCFNWFQAVPGTPGYEYARRIGFVGLSLDDEEKYIEGLYNVNANDIKRYLNFTDYEKEEIAYWKDYIFLELVVAYMRKHGILRTLKFKKANRYKYGLIYMIFPRKLRKYLLRYLGIVRYFGFKAIFRVIFKKLSSKKKYYFSNLNKSLREINKSIPITIRKDDIHTTVLRNGV; encoded by the coding sequence ATGAATACTAAAATATTATTGATTACAATACCATATGGTGAGAATATTACAGAAGATGTACCTATTGGCATATCAAGGGTAATTGAAGGGATTGAACCTTCGTTAAATTGTGATATAGATTTTTTAGATTTATATTATTATAACTTATCTTTGGTTGAAATAGAAAATAAAATTCGTGCATTTTCACCACAAATAATTGGATTTAGTGCAATTCTAACTCATTCATATGCAGCTTTAAAAAAATTATCAATATTTATAAAGGATAAATTCCCGAATACAATTCAGGTTTTAGGCGGTGAAATGGCAGTAATATCCAATATAATACTTCAAAAAACTAACATTGATTTCTGCGTAACAGGTGAATCTGAGCCGACTTTCAGTAATTTAATCTCTAAATTAGAACAAAACAAGTATGATTTATCTCATCGTGAAGTCTTCAAGGATATTAAAGGACTTGCCTTTCTTTTAAATGATATACCGTATTTTATCGGATATGCGGAAGAATCTGCAAATGGAATGCGTCAAATGAATTACGATTTGATTTCAAAATATACAAATATAGAACATTATATGCCATTAGTTAATGGAGAACGGTTCAGGAGAGGAATTAATAAATATGAGATAGAAAGTTTTTTTAGTTTATTTCATCCGGATAATGTGAAGAAAAAAATTGCTAATGTGTCTACGAGTAAGGGTTGTGTAAATAAATGCACATTTTGTCATAGATTTTTTAAAGGTTACAAAGTTATGCAACCTGAAGTTGTAATAAATTATATTGAAGGATTAATAAATAAATATGATATTGGATTAATTCTTTTTGCTGAAGAAAACTTTGGTTTAAATTCCGTTGTGACTGATAAAATAATAAATTACTTAAAAGAGAAAAAAATAAATTGGATGGCAGGAGCTGTGAAAGCAAAAACTATTAATAAAGATAATATAAAAAAATGGAAAGATGCAGGATGTGTATACATAGGGTTTGGTATTGAATCTTGTTCTCAAAGAATGCTAGATATAATGGAAAAAAGAACTACCGTAACCGAAAACTTAAATGCAATTAAATTATGCATTGAATATAATTTATATTCAGGAATACTTTTGCTTATAGGAATGCCGGGGGAAACAGAGGAAACAATAGAAGAGACAATAAATAATTTATCTACCGTTATACCTGATGACATAAATATTCCTTATGAGATGTGTTTTAATTGGTTTCAGGCAGTTCCAGGTACACCAGGTTATGAATATGCAAGAAGAATAGGTTTTGTCGGTTTATCTCTTGACGATGAAGAGAAATATATTGAAGGGCTTTATAATGTGAACGCCAATGATATAAAACGCTATCTCAATTTTACAGATTATGAAAAAGAAGAAATTGCCTATTGGAAAGACTATATATTTTTAGAGCTGGTAGTTGCTTATATGAGAAAGCATGGTATTTTAAGAACATTAAAATTTAAAAAAGCAAATAGATACAAATATGGATTAATATATATGATTTTTCCAAGAAAATTAAGAAAATATTTATTGAGATATCTTGGAATCGTAAGATATTTTGGATTTAAAGCAATCTTCCGGGTAATTTTCAAAAAACTTTCTTCAAAAAAGAAATATTATTTTTCTAACCTGAATAAGTCGCTTAGAGAAATCAACAAAAGTATACCTATTACGATAAGGAAAGACGATATTCATACGACTGTTTTAAGAAATGGAGTATAA
- a CDS encoding glycosyltransferase, whose protein sequence is MDKLKILYLGHIVDEVPIVTGNNFTKTLISNGALYLDYIEIYNKYGYKGSHVYIEDYAVKNRVNCIIFSAPDFYFDVTFLERLRKNIFIVVLTSDTSHFYEVRDQYYAQAMDLLLITNYTTELKLRQIGINSIIYFGWFDTNQYKKIDNSSKEIDVSFIGQLKGKVGRLEYINYLLENGINIKIFGYGSSVGLITIEKKTEILNRSKINLVLTGVTEETMLTKNHKINRRKKQIKANIFEAAFCGGFVLSEYAYGIENLFEVGKEIVIFRDKEELLEKVRYYLKHEEEREKIAKKGYERVINEEDYNVKSAVPKVITAIDELRKIKKYKPSIIYLDEEFVRNYTTFRVLLFVKFIKSLKWKLAFEELKIILKNRKLDLYQIRIFFIEEILDKFPKIKSILKLIIEPKQ, encoded by the coding sequence ATGGATAAACTAAAAATATTATATCTTGGTCATATCGTAGACGAAGTACCTATTGTAACCGGAAACAATTTTACAAAAACTTTAATATCTAATGGTGCTTTATATTTAGATTATATAGAAATATATAATAAATATGGATATAAAGGGTCCCATGTTTATATAGAAGACTATGCCGTTAAAAATAGAGTTAATTGTATAATATTTTCGGCTCCAGATTTTTACTTTGATGTAACTTTTCTTGAGAGATTAAGAAAAAATATATTTATAGTCGTATTAACGAGCGACACCTCACATTTTTATGAAGTACGGGATCAATATTACGCTCAAGCAATGGATTTATTATTGATTACTAATTATACTACAGAATTAAAGTTACGACAAATTGGTATTAATTCAATAATTTATTTTGGTTGGTTTGATACTAATCAATACAAAAAAATTGATAATTCATCTAAGGAAATAGATGTTTCTTTCATAGGACAACTAAAAGGTAAAGTCGGAAGATTAGAATATATCAATTATCTTTTAGAAAATGGCATTAATATAAAAATATTTGGTTATGGTTCTTCGGTTGGTTTGATAACTATTGAGAAGAAAACAGAAATTCTTAACAGAAGTAAGATAAACTTAGTACTGACCGGAGTAACAGAAGAAACAATGTTAACTAAAAATCATAAAATTAATAGAAGAAAGAAACAGATTAAAGCAAATATTTTTGAAGCAGCGTTTTGTGGAGGATTTGTATTGTCAGAATATGCATATGGAATTGAAAATCTATTTGAGGTTGGTAAAGAAATAGTAATCTTTCGTGATAAAGAAGAACTGCTTGAAAAAGTTAGGTATTATCTCAAACATGAAGAAGAAAGAGAAAAAATTGCTAAGAAAGGTTATGAGAGGGTAATTAATGAAGAAGATTATAATGTAAAATCAGCTGTTCCAAAAGTGATAACGGCAATAGACGAATTGAGGAAAATAAAAAAATATAAACCATCAATTATTTATCTTGATGAAGAATTTGTTAGAAATTACACTACATTTAGAGTGCTTTTGTTTGTAAAATTTATAAAATCATTAAAGTGGAAACTTGCATTTGAAGAACTCAAAATTATTCTTAAGAACAGGAAACTGGATTTGTATCAAATTCGCATTTTTTTTATTGAAGAAATACTTGATAAATTTCCTAAGATAAAGTCAATACTAAAACTAATAATTGAGCCTAAACAATGA